In Borrelia maritima, one DNA window encodes the following:
- a CDS encoding DUF226 domain-containing protein — protein MIVFENHAFFKKEIIGDKTIYHTRLMNILKAFRTQADKFSIYLVNFLNKEKKYVYFFPKKDEDAVLRMFYGFKKIKYDKLYNDYTFVCKFSKKICKTFDKICYIEFRFKTGSVFLYIHTIAYLITNPNVRFSRKLYNRILDLEK, from the coding sequence ATGATAGTCTTTGAGAATCACGCCTTTTTTAAAAAAGAAATCATTGGCGATAAAACCATATATCATACAAGATTGATGAATATTTTAAAAGCATTCAGGACTCAAGCCGATAAATTTTCAATTTATTTAGTGAATTTTTTAAACAAAGAGAAAAAATATGTTTATTTCTTTCCAAAGAAAGATGAGGATGCGGTTTTGAGGATGTTTTATGGATTCAAGAAGATCAAGTATGATAAATTGTACAATGATTATACTTTTGTTTGTAAATTTTCCAAAAAAATATGTAAGACTTTTGATAAAATTTGTTATATTGAATTTAGGTTCAAAACGGGTAGTGTATTTTTATATATTCACACTATAGCTTATTTGATTACAAATCCCAATGTTAGATTTTCTAGAAAATTATATAATCGAATATTAGATTTGGAAAAATAA